The following DNA comes from Bacillota bacterium.
TACATTAAGCGTCTGGAAACTCTAGAAAACATTGCCGATTCCTTTGAAGGGGTCGACAAGTCATATGCCATCCAAGCAGGCCGTGAAGTGCGAATTATGGTTAAGCCTGATCGGATTGATGATTTGGGTGCTGTGCGCTTGGCCAGAGATATTGTGCATAGAATAGAGACCGAGTTGGATTATCCCGGACAGATCAAGGTTAACGTAATCCGAGAAACAAGGGCTGTGGAATATGCCAAGTAGGCTTGTTCCCAGCCTGCTTTTTGGCCACCTGGAATGGTCTCTGGTGGTCAAAATAATACGGGCAAATGTTAGGAGGGCGGGAGGTGCGTGTCCTAGCCATAGGTGATATTGTCGGACGGCCAGGGAGGGAAGGTCTAAAAACCGCCTTGCCCGAACTCAGGCAAGAACTGAATCTAGATCTGGTTATTGCCAACGGGGAGAATGCCGCCGGTGGCGTTGGCTTAACTGAGGGTGTAGCCCAGGAAATATGGGGAGCGGGAGTAGACATCATAACTAGCGGCAACCATATTTGGAGCAAAAGGGAGATCTATCCGGTGTTGGAGCGAGAACAGCAGCTGCTGCGCCCAGCTAATTATCCTCCCGGTACTCCCGGCCACGGCTGGACTGTTTGGGAGAAAAATGACCTTAGGGTAGCCGTGGTTAACCTAGCTGGTCGCACATTTCTTGAACCCCTAGAGTGCCCATTTAGACTTATTGATTCATTGTTACCGGAAATAAGGCAGCAGACCAACATGGTAATTATTGATTTCCATGCCGAAGCTACTTCCGAAAAGATTGCCTTCGGATGGTATGTAGACGGTCGAGTTAGTATGGTTTTTGGTACTCACACCCACGTACAGACAGCAGATGATCGTATTCTTCCTCAAGGAACTGGATACATAACGGATATAGGTATGACCGGCCCCCGTGATGGAGTTTTAGGCGTAGATCGTGAAATAATCATCCAGCGTTTTATGACCCAACTGCCAACACGCTTTAATGTAGCGACCGGTGACG
Coding sequences within:
- a CDS encoding TIGR00282 family metallophosphoesterase, with translation MRVLAIGDIVGRPGREGLKTALPELRQELNLDLVIANGENAAGGVGLTEGVAQEIWGAGVDIITSGNHIWSKREIYPVLEREQQLLRPANYPPGTPGHGWTVWEKNDLRVAVVNLAGRTFLEPLECPFRLIDSLLPEIRQQTNMVIIDFHAEATSEKIAFGWYVDGRVSMVFGTHTHVQTADDRILPQGTGYITDIGMTGPRDGVLGVDREIIIQRFMTQLPTRFNVATGDVDIMGIWADIDPVTGRTFHIERLYRTLALD